Proteins found in one Triticum aestivum cultivar Chinese Spring chromosome 4D, IWGSC CS RefSeq v2.1, whole genome shotgun sequence genomic segment:
- the LOC123096291 gene encoding DNA topoisomerase 2-binding protein 1-A isoform X2: protein MTPSHAPAPAAPAASSGGGRRTATFAGASVFLSRKLVAPEVFDAVHDALRLNGADVLLCADPTRTGPLDYHVISSSSHERFADLKDKGCNLLGPQCILSCAKEHRSLPKQAYTCCLAMDGVTILCSGFEKDERARIEQLVTAMGGLLQTKVSMDVNFVVAKDVLAAKYKWAVNSLKKPIVNRNWLEQCWIEHRVVPHEPYRILPFTGLNICITKLDADKRKELMEIIEQNGGQYSANLTKKCTHLIANEPGGDKYLVAKKWGNIHIVDRRWVDQSVARRAYLDESAYVIGQSSSNYNGIKGSLKEQRNPMSSASFQSVPAVSVDDSVSMSQYAPVSSGYASKICNTDIVSAPCVQETNEMPVESHVAEDSEAEDDDLYLSNCRISLVGFEEKELSRLVMMIRNGGGSRHVMLSERLTHIILGAPSEEEKKEVRRLAAWGVINVVKVKWLEDCNKIKTEVKVSAAHLASELLSKEFPFVGMEKSAATRETKAAKSSHGIFHVPTVNDSHDKQLAKDPSSERKPAMGKHENMNNTRAATRSAKSSQQNGLTSSGKATSSAVNSQSSTTSNIFEGRTFCFSNSFSHDRRPEVIDWVRKGGGTMAVDDAQATAVDFIIECHGQNNMQCDYSHSTVVSTQWIASCIEVGHLQDVGSHPIFSPLRCRIPFPGFEDFRFCVSQYDEKERVLLKNLCLTLGAKFTEKASKRVNHLICKFASGPKYEAYHNKRIPTITTEWLFECVRQDTIIPYDQFQPKPPTSQDKDAGMCTVSQFPTQAANTTSKFDCPEPLSEPQVPRSSSKHSSGSSVSEEKIASSVNKRRRSGTAKANDTSTNIGRTEKHSDSSSALGVADSIKDFEDLLVQSSRDPALDASVVGQDEEPQPVPDNAFTSLYNDMKTRSNNWPQKQHMPPGKNVKSPDSTRAPVPTPYLPFSETQTDSQIIGYEEDLTGMQKIIDRVSSQKKTIDSSGTDSSVMGHQWDSLK, encoded by the exons ATGACGCCGTCgcacgcccccgcccccgccgcgccggccgcctcctccggcggcgggcggaggacCGCGACGTTCGCGGGCGCCAGCGTGTTCCTCTCGCGGAAGCTGGTGGCCCCCGAGGTGTTCGACGCCGTTCACGACGCGCTCCGCCTCAACGGCGCCGATGTCCTCCTCTGCGCCGACCCTACCCGCACGGGGCCCCTCGACTACCacgtcatctcctcctcctcccac GAGAGGTTCGCGGATCTGAAGGACAAAGGCTGCAATCTGCTAG GACCACAATGCATCCTTTCCTGTGCTAAGGAGCATCGTTCCCTGCCTAAACAAGCTTATACTTGTTGTCTTGCAATGGATGGGGTTACTATACTCTGTTCAGGCTTCGAGAAAGATGAGAGG GCCAGGATTGAACAATTAGTGACAGCTATGGGAGGTCTTTTGCAGACTAAAGTGTCCATGGATGTTAACTTTGTCGTTGCAAAGGATGTCTTGGCTGCCAAATATAAA TGGGCCGTGAATAGCCTGAAGAAGCCTATTGTCAATAGGAACTGGTTGGAGCAATGCTGGATCGAACATCGTGTTGTGCCTCACGAACCTTACAGGATTCTTCCTTTTACTGGGTTGAATATTTGCATCACAAAACTAGATGCAG ATAAACGGAAGGAGTTGATGGAAATAATAGAGCAGAATGGTGGCCAGTATTCAGCAAATCTTACAAAGAAGTGCACTCATTTAATTGCAAAT GAACCTGGCGGTGACAAGTATCTTGTAGCTAAAAAATGGGGTAATATTCACATTGTGGATCGGAGATGGGTTGACCAATCTGTTGCTCGAAGAG CTTATCTAGATGAAAGTGCCTATGTCATTGGCCAGAGTTCTTCTAACTATAATGGCATAAAGGGCTCCCTTAAAGAGCAACGGAACCCAATGAGCAGTGCAAGTTTTCAATCTGTTCCAGCAGTATCAGTTGATGATTCAGTATCAATGTCACAGTATGCGCCAGTTTCTTCCGGTTATGCTTCAAAGATCTGCAACACTGATATTGTCAGTGCACCTTGTGTCCAAGAGACAAACGAGATGCCGGTTGAGAGTCATGTAGCTGAGGACTCAGAGGCTGAAGATGACGATCTGTACTTATCaaattgcagaatttctcttgtggGTTTTGAGGAGAAAGAGTTGTCAAGGTTAGTCATGATGATACGTAATGGTGGTGGATCCCGGCATGTTATGTTGAGTGAGAGGCTTACTCATATTATTCTAGGTGCACCTTCAGAGGA AGAAAAAAAAGAGGTAAGACGCCTTGCTGCTTGGGGTGTGATAAATGTGGTAAAGGTAAAATGGTTGGAAGACTGCAATAAAATAAAAACGGAAGTCAAAGTATCCGCAGCTCATTTGGCTAGCGAGTTGCTCTCGAAAG AATTTCCGTTTGTGGGTATGGAAAAATCTGCTGCTACACGTGAAACAAAGGCAGCCAAAAGTTCACATGGAATATTCCATGTTCCAACTGTCAATGATTCACATGATAAGCAGCTCGCAAAAGATCCGTCATCTGAAAGAAAACCAGCCATGGGCAAACATGAAAACATGAATAATACCCGAGCAGCAACTAGGTCTGCAAAATCAAGCCAACAGAATGGATTGACCAGTTCTGGCAAAGCAACTTCTTCTGCAGTGAATTCACAGAGTAGCACCACTTCAAATATTTTCGAAGGGAGAACATTTTGTTTCTCAAATTCATTTTCTCATGATCGG AGACCGGAGGTAATCGATTGGGTCAGAAAAGGGGGAGGCACTATGGCAGTGGATGATGCACAAGCAACTGCTGTGGATTTCATAATTGAGTGCCATGGACAGAACAACATGCAATGTGACTACTCTCATTCAACCGTTGTTTCAACTCAATGGATAGCCTCATGTATTGAG GTGGGCCACTTGCAAGATGTTGGAAGTCATCCTATCTTCTCTCCTTTGCGGTGTCGCATCCCATTCCCAGGGTTTGAAGACTTCCGTTTCTGTGTTTCACAGTATGATGAGAAAGAGAGAGTTCTGCTTAAGAACCTCTGTCTTACTCTAGGAGCTAAATTCACAGAGAAAGCATCGAAAAGAGTGAACCATCTTATCTGTAAATTTGCAAGCGGTCCAAAGTATGAGGCTTACCATAATAAGAGAATTCCAACCATTACCACAGAGTGGCTCTTCGAATGTGTGAGACAG GACACCATTATCCCTTATGACCAGTTTCAGCCGAAACCACCTACTTCTCAGGACAAGGATGCCGGTATGTGCACTGTTAGTCAATTTCCGACACAAGCCGCCAATACGACCTCTAAATTTGATTGCCCTGAGCCACTTAGTGAGCCTCAAGTACCAAGAAGCAGTTCAAAACACAGCTCAG GCTCCTCTGTTAGTGAGGAGAAAATTGCTTCTTCTGTTAACAAAAGAAGACGATCCGGAACAGCCAAGGCTAATGATACATCTACAAACATTGGACGAACAGAGAAACATTCGGACAGCAGCTCTGCTCTGGGTGTTGCAGACTCCATAAAGGACTTCGAGGACCTACTGGTTCAGTCATCCAGG GATCCTGCACTTGATGCTTCTGTTGTAGGTCAAGATGAGGAACCTCAACCTGTGCCAGATAATGCTTTCACTTCCCTATACAATGACATGAAAACCCGCTCAAATAACTG GCCACAGAAGCAACACATGCCCCCTGGCAAGAATGTCAAGAGCCCAGACTCCACCCGGGCCCCTGTCCCAACTCCCTATCTACCTTTCAGCGAAACGCAGACAGATTCTCAG ATCATCGGGTATGAAGAAGATTTGACTGGCATGCAGAAGATCATTGACAGAGTTAGTTCTCAAAAAAAGACCATCGACAGTTCAGGCACCGACAGTTCAGTCATGGGGCATCAATGGGACTCCCTCAAATGA
- the LOC123099651 gene encoding sphinganine C4-monooxygenase 1 — MEMPRVSEETVAAVVPIAVYWAYAGVHTALGQSRLMDKYRLNTKDEEDRKNMVSKRAVILNVLMQHLMQLAALAVLAMVTGGRGATAKAAGGSPAAVYLTAAARIAVAVLVFDAYRYAWHRLAHINRFIYRHLHSWHHRIVVPYAFGAIYGHPIEVLIADTAGASLAVLVTGLSPSSPRATAVFLTLCTVKAIDNHCGVCLLPRRLQSVWNGAAYHGVHHMPRGVRYNFSDLFFVTWDHVFGTHMPYAVEERPGGDGLVLKPLPPPKATN; from the exons ATGGAGATGCCGAGGGTCTCTGAGGAAACTGTGGCCGCCGTCGTGCCCATCGCCGTGTACTGGGCATACGCCGGCGTGCACACGGCGCTGGGGCAGTCGCGGCTCATGGACAAGTACAGGCTCAACACCAAGGACGAGGAGGACCGCAAGAACATGGTGTCCAAGCGCGCCGTCATCCTCAACGTCCTCATGCAGCACCTCATgcagctcgccgccctcgccgtgcTCGCCATG GTTACAGGAGGAAGAGGGGCGACGGCGAAGGCCGCTGGCGGCTCACCGGCGGCGGTGTACCTGACGGCGGCCGCCCGGATCGCGGTGGCCGTGCTGGTGTTCGACGCGTACCGGTACGCGTGGCACCGCCTGGCGCACATCAACCGGTTCATTTACCGGCACCTCCACTCGTGGCACCACCGCATCGTGGTGCCCTACGCGTTCGGCGCCATCTACGGCCACCCGATCGAGGTCCTCATCGCCGACACGGCCGGGGCCTCGCTCGCCGTCCTCGTCACCGGcctgtcgccgtcgtcgccgcgcgccacgGCCGTGTTCCTCACCCTCTGCACCGTGAAGGCCATCGACAACCACTGCGGCGTGTGCCTGCTGCCGCGCCGCCTGCAGTCGGTCTGGAACGGCGCCGCGTACCACGGCGTGCACCACATGCCGCGCGGCGTCCGGTACAACTTCTCCGACCTCTTCTTCGTGACGTGGGACCATGTGTTCGGGACCCACATGCCCTACGCCGTCGAGGAGAGGCCGGGCGGCGATGGCCTCGTGCTCAAGCCCCTGCCGCCTCCCAAGGCAACTAATTAG
- the LOC123096291 gene encoding DNA topoisomerase 2-binding protein 1-A isoform X1: MTPSHAPAPAAPAASSGGGRRTATFAGASVFLSRKLVAPEVFDAVHDALRLNGADVLLCADPTRTGPLDYHVISSSSHERFADLKDKGCNLLGPQCILSCAKEHRSLPKQAYTCCLAMDGVTILCSGFEKDERARIEQLVTAMGGLLQTKVSMDVNFVVAKDVLAAKYKWAVNSLKKPIVNRNWLEQCWIEHRVVPHEPYRILPFTGLNICITKLDADKRKELMEIIEQNGGQYSANLTKKCTHLIANEPGGDKYLVAKKWGNIHIVDRRWVDQSVARRAYLDESAYVIGQSSSNYNGIKGSLKEQRNPMSSASFQSVPAVSVDDSVSMSQYAPVSSGYASKICNTDIVSAPCVQETNEMPVESHVAEDSEAEDDDLYLSNCRISLVGFEEKELSRLVMMIRNGGGSRHVMLSERLTHIILGAPSEDREKKEVRRLAAWGVINVVKVKWLEDCNKIKTEVKVSAAHLASELLSKEFPFVGMEKSAATRETKAAKSSHGIFHVPTVNDSHDKQLAKDPSSERKPAMGKHENMNNTRAATRSAKSSQQNGLTSSGKATSSAVNSQSSTTSNIFEGRTFCFSNSFSHDRRPEVIDWVRKGGGTMAVDDAQATAVDFIIECHGQNNMQCDYSHSTVVSTQWIASCIEVGHLQDVGSHPIFSPLRCRIPFPGFEDFRFCVSQYDEKERVLLKNLCLTLGAKFTEKASKRVNHLICKFASGPKYEAYHNKRIPTITTEWLFECVRQDTIIPYDQFQPKPPTSQDKDAGMCTVSQFPTQAANTTSKFDCPEPLSEPQVPRSSSKHSSGSSVSEEKIASSVNKRRRSGTAKANDTSTNIGRTEKHSDSSSALGVADSIKDFEDLLVQSSRDPALDASVVGQDEEPQPVPDNAFTSLYNDMKTRSNNWPQKQHMPPGKNVKSPDSTRAPVPTPYLPFSETQTDSQIIGYEEDLTGMQKIIDRVSSQKKTIDSSGTDSSVMGHQWDSLK; the protein is encoded by the exons ATGACGCCGTCgcacgcccccgcccccgccgcgccggccgcctcctccggcggcgggcggaggacCGCGACGTTCGCGGGCGCCAGCGTGTTCCTCTCGCGGAAGCTGGTGGCCCCCGAGGTGTTCGACGCCGTTCACGACGCGCTCCGCCTCAACGGCGCCGATGTCCTCCTCTGCGCCGACCCTACCCGCACGGGGCCCCTCGACTACCacgtcatctcctcctcctcccac GAGAGGTTCGCGGATCTGAAGGACAAAGGCTGCAATCTGCTAG GACCACAATGCATCCTTTCCTGTGCTAAGGAGCATCGTTCCCTGCCTAAACAAGCTTATACTTGTTGTCTTGCAATGGATGGGGTTACTATACTCTGTTCAGGCTTCGAGAAAGATGAGAGG GCCAGGATTGAACAATTAGTGACAGCTATGGGAGGTCTTTTGCAGACTAAAGTGTCCATGGATGTTAACTTTGTCGTTGCAAAGGATGTCTTGGCTGCCAAATATAAA TGGGCCGTGAATAGCCTGAAGAAGCCTATTGTCAATAGGAACTGGTTGGAGCAATGCTGGATCGAACATCGTGTTGTGCCTCACGAACCTTACAGGATTCTTCCTTTTACTGGGTTGAATATTTGCATCACAAAACTAGATGCAG ATAAACGGAAGGAGTTGATGGAAATAATAGAGCAGAATGGTGGCCAGTATTCAGCAAATCTTACAAAGAAGTGCACTCATTTAATTGCAAAT GAACCTGGCGGTGACAAGTATCTTGTAGCTAAAAAATGGGGTAATATTCACATTGTGGATCGGAGATGGGTTGACCAATCTGTTGCTCGAAGAG CTTATCTAGATGAAAGTGCCTATGTCATTGGCCAGAGTTCTTCTAACTATAATGGCATAAAGGGCTCCCTTAAAGAGCAACGGAACCCAATGAGCAGTGCAAGTTTTCAATCTGTTCCAGCAGTATCAGTTGATGATTCAGTATCAATGTCACAGTATGCGCCAGTTTCTTCCGGTTATGCTTCAAAGATCTGCAACACTGATATTGTCAGTGCACCTTGTGTCCAAGAGACAAACGAGATGCCGGTTGAGAGTCATGTAGCTGAGGACTCAGAGGCTGAAGATGACGATCTGTACTTATCaaattgcagaatttctcttgtggGTTTTGAGGAGAAAGAGTTGTCAAGGTTAGTCATGATGATACGTAATGGTGGTGGATCCCGGCATGTTATGTTGAGTGAGAGGCTTACTCATATTATTCTAGGTGCACCTTCAGAGGA CAGAGAAAAAAAAGAGGTAAGACGCCTTGCTGCTTGGGGTGTGATAAATGTGGTAAAGGTAAAATGGTTGGAAGACTGCAATAAAATAAAAACGGAAGTCAAAGTATCCGCAGCTCATTTGGCTAGCGAGTTGCTCTCGAAAG AATTTCCGTTTGTGGGTATGGAAAAATCTGCTGCTACACGTGAAACAAAGGCAGCCAAAAGTTCACATGGAATATTCCATGTTCCAACTGTCAATGATTCACATGATAAGCAGCTCGCAAAAGATCCGTCATCTGAAAGAAAACCAGCCATGGGCAAACATGAAAACATGAATAATACCCGAGCAGCAACTAGGTCTGCAAAATCAAGCCAACAGAATGGATTGACCAGTTCTGGCAAAGCAACTTCTTCTGCAGTGAATTCACAGAGTAGCACCACTTCAAATATTTTCGAAGGGAGAACATTTTGTTTCTCAAATTCATTTTCTCATGATCGG AGACCGGAGGTAATCGATTGGGTCAGAAAAGGGGGAGGCACTATGGCAGTGGATGATGCACAAGCAACTGCTGTGGATTTCATAATTGAGTGCCATGGACAGAACAACATGCAATGTGACTACTCTCATTCAACCGTTGTTTCAACTCAATGGATAGCCTCATGTATTGAG GTGGGCCACTTGCAAGATGTTGGAAGTCATCCTATCTTCTCTCCTTTGCGGTGTCGCATCCCATTCCCAGGGTTTGAAGACTTCCGTTTCTGTGTTTCACAGTATGATGAGAAAGAGAGAGTTCTGCTTAAGAACCTCTGTCTTACTCTAGGAGCTAAATTCACAGAGAAAGCATCGAAAAGAGTGAACCATCTTATCTGTAAATTTGCAAGCGGTCCAAAGTATGAGGCTTACCATAATAAGAGAATTCCAACCATTACCACAGAGTGGCTCTTCGAATGTGTGAGACAG GACACCATTATCCCTTATGACCAGTTTCAGCCGAAACCACCTACTTCTCAGGACAAGGATGCCGGTATGTGCACTGTTAGTCAATTTCCGACACAAGCCGCCAATACGACCTCTAAATTTGATTGCCCTGAGCCACTTAGTGAGCCTCAAGTACCAAGAAGCAGTTCAAAACACAGCTCAG GCTCCTCTGTTAGTGAGGAGAAAATTGCTTCTTCTGTTAACAAAAGAAGACGATCCGGAACAGCCAAGGCTAATGATACATCTACAAACATTGGACGAACAGAGAAACATTCGGACAGCAGCTCTGCTCTGGGTGTTGCAGACTCCATAAAGGACTTCGAGGACCTACTGGTTCAGTCATCCAGG GATCCTGCACTTGATGCTTCTGTTGTAGGTCAAGATGAGGAACCTCAACCTGTGCCAGATAATGCTTTCACTTCCCTATACAATGACATGAAAACCCGCTCAAATAACTG GCCACAGAAGCAACACATGCCCCCTGGCAAGAATGTCAAGAGCCCAGACTCCACCCGGGCCCCTGTCCCAACTCCCTATCTACCTTTCAGCGAAACGCAGACAGATTCTCAG ATCATCGGGTATGAAGAAGATTTGACTGGCATGCAGAAGATCATTGACAGAGTTAGTTCTCAAAAAAAGACCATCGACAGTTCAGGCACCGACAGTTCAGTCATGGGGCATCAATGGGACTCCCTCAAATGA
- the LOC123096291 gene encoding DNA topoisomerase 2-binding protein 1-A isoform X3 produces the protein MTPSHAPAPAAPAASSGGGRRTATFAGASVFLSRKLVAPEVFDAVHDALRLNGADVLLCADPTRTGPLDYHVISSSSHERFADLKDKGCNLLGPQCILSCAKEHRSLPKQAYTCCLAMDGVTILCSGFEKDERARIEQLVTAMGGLLQTKVSMDVNFVVAKDVLAAKYKWAVNSLKKPIVNRNWLEQCWIEHRVVPHEPYRILPFTGLNICITKLDADKRKELMEIIEQNGGQYSANLTKKCTHLIANEPGGDKYLVAKKWGNIHIVDRRWVDQSVARRAYLDESAYVIGQSSSNYNGIKGSLKEQRNPMSSASFQSVPAVSVDDSVSMSQYAPVSSGYASKICNTDIVSAPCVQETNEMPVESHVAEDSEAEDDDLYLSNCRISLVGFEEKELSRLVMMIRNGGGSRHVMLSERLTHIILGAPSEDREKKEVRRLAAWGVINVVKVKWLEDCNKIKTEVKVSAAHLASELLSKEFPFVGMEKSAATRETKAAKSSHGIFHVPTVNDSHDKQLAKDPSSERKPAMGKHENMNNTRAATRSAKSSQQNGLTSSGKATSSAVNSQSSTTSNIFEGRTFCFSNSFSHDRRPEVIDWVRKGGGTMAVDDAQATAVDFIIECHGQNNMQCDYSHSTVVSTQWIASCIEVGHLQDVGSHPIFSPLRCRIPFPGFEDFRFCVSQYDEKERVLLKNLCLTLGAKFTEKASKRVNHLICKFASGPKYEAYHNKRIPTITTEWLFECVRQDTIIPYDQFQPKPPTSQDKDAGMCTVSQFPTQAANTTSKFDCPEPLSEPQVPRSSSKHSSEKHSDSSSALGVADSIKDFEDLLVQSSRDPALDASVVGQDEEPQPVPDNAFTSLYNDMKTRSNNWPQKQHMPPGKNVKSPDSTRAPVPTPYLPFSETQTDSQIIGYEEDLTGMQKIIDRVSSQKKTIDSSGTDSSVMGHQWDSLK, from the exons ATGACGCCGTCgcacgcccccgcccccgccgcgccggccgcctcctccggcggcgggcggaggacCGCGACGTTCGCGGGCGCCAGCGTGTTCCTCTCGCGGAAGCTGGTGGCCCCCGAGGTGTTCGACGCCGTTCACGACGCGCTCCGCCTCAACGGCGCCGATGTCCTCCTCTGCGCCGACCCTACCCGCACGGGGCCCCTCGACTACCacgtcatctcctcctcctcccac GAGAGGTTCGCGGATCTGAAGGACAAAGGCTGCAATCTGCTAG GACCACAATGCATCCTTTCCTGTGCTAAGGAGCATCGTTCCCTGCCTAAACAAGCTTATACTTGTTGTCTTGCAATGGATGGGGTTACTATACTCTGTTCAGGCTTCGAGAAAGATGAGAGG GCCAGGATTGAACAATTAGTGACAGCTATGGGAGGTCTTTTGCAGACTAAAGTGTCCATGGATGTTAACTTTGTCGTTGCAAAGGATGTCTTGGCTGCCAAATATAAA TGGGCCGTGAATAGCCTGAAGAAGCCTATTGTCAATAGGAACTGGTTGGAGCAATGCTGGATCGAACATCGTGTTGTGCCTCACGAACCTTACAGGATTCTTCCTTTTACTGGGTTGAATATTTGCATCACAAAACTAGATGCAG ATAAACGGAAGGAGTTGATGGAAATAATAGAGCAGAATGGTGGCCAGTATTCAGCAAATCTTACAAAGAAGTGCACTCATTTAATTGCAAAT GAACCTGGCGGTGACAAGTATCTTGTAGCTAAAAAATGGGGTAATATTCACATTGTGGATCGGAGATGGGTTGACCAATCTGTTGCTCGAAGAG CTTATCTAGATGAAAGTGCCTATGTCATTGGCCAGAGTTCTTCTAACTATAATGGCATAAAGGGCTCCCTTAAAGAGCAACGGAACCCAATGAGCAGTGCAAGTTTTCAATCTGTTCCAGCAGTATCAGTTGATGATTCAGTATCAATGTCACAGTATGCGCCAGTTTCTTCCGGTTATGCTTCAAAGATCTGCAACACTGATATTGTCAGTGCACCTTGTGTCCAAGAGACAAACGAGATGCCGGTTGAGAGTCATGTAGCTGAGGACTCAGAGGCTGAAGATGACGATCTGTACTTATCaaattgcagaatttctcttgtggGTTTTGAGGAGAAAGAGTTGTCAAGGTTAGTCATGATGATACGTAATGGTGGTGGATCCCGGCATGTTATGTTGAGTGAGAGGCTTACTCATATTATTCTAGGTGCACCTTCAGAGGA CAGAGAAAAAAAAGAGGTAAGACGCCTTGCTGCTTGGGGTGTGATAAATGTGGTAAAGGTAAAATGGTTGGAAGACTGCAATAAAATAAAAACGGAAGTCAAAGTATCCGCAGCTCATTTGGCTAGCGAGTTGCTCTCGAAAG AATTTCCGTTTGTGGGTATGGAAAAATCTGCTGCTACACGTGAAACAAAGGCAGCCAAAAGTTCACATGGAATATTCCATGTTCCAACTGTCAATGATTCACATGATAAGCAGCTCGCAAAAGATCCGTCATCTGAAAGAAAACCAGCCATGGGCAAACATGAAAACATGAATAATACCCGAGCAGCAACTAGGTCTGCAAAATCAAGCCAACAGAATGGATTGACCAGTTCTGGCAAAGCAACTTCTTCTGCAGTGAATTCACAGAGTAGCACCACTTCAAATATTTTCGAAGGGAGAACATTTTGTTTCTCAAATTCATTTTCTCATGATCGG AGACCGGAGGTAATCGATTGGGTCAGAAAAGGGGGAGGCACTATGGCAGTGGATGATGCACAAGCAACTGCTGTGGATTTCATAATTGAGTGCCATGGACAGAACAACATGCAATGTGACTACTCTCATTCAACCGTTGTTTCAACTCAATGGATAGCCTCATGTATTGAG GTGGGCCACTTGCAAGATGTTGGAAGTCATCCTATCTTCTCTCCTTTGCGGTGTCGCATCCCATTCCCAGGGTTTGAAGACTTCCGTTTCTGTGTTTCACAGTATGATGAGAAAGAGAGAGTTCTGCTTAAGAACCTCTGTCTTACTCTAGGAGCTAAATTCACAGAGAAAGCATCGAAAAGAGTGAACCATCTTATCTGTAAATTTGCAAGCGGTCCAAAGTATGAGGCTTACCATAATAAGAGAATTCCAACCATTACCACAGAGTGGCTCTTCGAATGTGTGAGACAG GACACCATTATCCCTTATGACCAGTTTCAGCCGAAACCACCTACTTCTCAGGACAAGGATGCCGGTATGTGCACTGTTAGTCAATTTCCGACACAAGCCGCCAATACGACCTCTAAATTTGATTGCCCTGAGCCACTTAGTGAGCCTCAAGTACCAAGAAGCAGTTCAAAACACAGCTCAG AGAAACATTCGGACAGCAGCTCTGCTCTGGGTGTTGCAGACTCCATAAAGGACTTCGAGGACCTACTGGTTCAGTCATCCAGG GATCCTGCACTTGATGCTTCTGTTGTAGGTCAAGATGAGGAACCTCAACCTGTGCCAGATAATGCTTTCACTTCCCTATACAATGACATGAAAACCCGCTCAAATAACTG GCCACAGAAGCAACACATGCCCCCTGGCAAGAATGTCAAGAGCCCAGACTCCACCCGGGCCCCTGTCCCAACTCCCTATCTACCTTTCAGCGAAACGCAGACAGATTCTCAG ATCATCGGGTATGAAGAAGATTTGACTGGCATGCAGAAGATCATTGACAGAGTTAGTTCTCAAAAAAAGACCATCGACAGTTCAGGCACCGACAGTTCAGTCATGGGGCATCAATGGGACTCCCTCAAATGA